In one Cervus canadensis isolate Bull #8, Minnesota chromosome 22, ASM1932006v1, whole genome shotgun sequence genomic region, the following are encoded:
- the KIAA1143 gene encoding uncharacterized protein KIAA1143 homolog, whose protein sequence is MSKRNQVSYVRPAEPAFLARFKERVGYKEGPTVETKRIQPQLPEEDGDHSDKEDEQPQVVVLKKGDLSAEEVMKIKAEIKAAKADEEPASADGRIMYRKPVKRSSDEKYSGLSASSKKKKAKEEDEINKQDSVKKNSQKQIKNSSLLSFDNEDENE, encoded by the exons ATGAGCAAGCGGAACCAGGTATCGTATGTGCGGCCAGCCGAGCCGGCCTTCCTGGCCCGCTTCAAGGAACGGGTCGGCTACAAGGAAGGGCCCACCGTAGAAACCAAG AGAATCCAGCCTCAGCTCCCAGAAGAAGATGGTGATCACAGTGACAAAGAAGATGAACAGCCCCAAGTGGtggttttaaaaaagggagaTCTGTCAGCTGAAGAAGTCAtgaaaattaaggcagaaataaaggcTGCCAAAGCAG ATGAAGAACCAGCTTCAGCTGATGGAAGAATTATGTATCGAAAACCAGTCAAGCGTTCCTCAGATGAAAAATATTCGGGTTTATCAGCaagctcaaaaaagaaaaaggcaaaagaagaagatgaaataaataagcaGGACTCAGTTAAAAAGAACTCACAAAAGCAAATCAAAAACAGTAGCCTCCTTTCTTTTGacaatgaagatgaaaatgaataa